The Bifidobacterium coryneforme genome segment GGTACGAATTTCGGCCACTGACTGGGCCGACGGCGGCTGGGGTCTGGAGGAGACGATCAAAACGGCCAAGGTGCTGAAGGAACATGGGGTGGACCTGATTGACGTGTCGACAGGTGGCGTCGTTCCGGGGGTCACCATTCCCGCCGGCCCAAATTACCAGGTGCCATTCTCCTTCCAGGTGCGCAGCAAGGCCCTGATTCCGACCACGGCCGTGGGGTTGATCACCAAGGCCAAGCAGGCCGACAAGATTATCCGCAAGGGTCAGGCCGACGCGGTGGAGATTGGGCGGGCCGGTCTGCGCGACCCCTACTGGCCGCTCAGGGCCGCCCACAAACTGGGCATGGACAAGGCGGACATTCCCTACCCGGACCCGTATCGGCGCGGGGCGTACGGGACCAATCGCTGAGAGTACCGCCTTGGCAGGGGCTGAAGGCAGATGAGCAAGGCAGTGCCGAATGACCAGGGCCTGGGGACTCTGGTGGTCATGCCGACCTATCAGGAGGCGCAGAATATCAGGACCACCCTTGAGGCCCTTCTGAGAGTTTGCCCGGAGGTCCATGTGCTGGTGGTGGATGATGGATCGCCGGATGGGACCGGTAGGATTGCCGACGCCATGGCCCTGGAGGATGCACGCGTGTCGGTGCTGCATCGAGATGTGCGGCAAGGGCTGGGGCCGGCCTATGTGGCCGGGTTCCGATGGGCCCTGGAACGAGGGTACGGGCGTATCTGCGAGATGGATATGGACGGATCGCATCGGCCCCAGGACATGGCCAGGGTTCTGCAGTATGCAGAGGGTCATCCCGAAGTCGATCTGGTCATCGGTTCGCGTAGGGTCCCTGGTGGAAGTACCCGCAATTGGCCCTGGTACCGCGATCTGATTTCGCGCCTGGGTTCCTGGTATGCCAGGATGGCCCTGGGGATGCCCGTCAGGGACATG includes the following:
- a CDS encoding polyprenol monophosphomannose synthase translates to MSKAVPNDQGLGTLVVMPTYQEAQNIRTTLEALLRVCPEVHVLVVDDGSPDGTGRIADAMALEDARVSVLHRDVRQGLGPAYVAGFRWALERGYGRICEMDMDGSHRPQDMARVLQYAEGHPEVDLVIGSRRVPGGSTRNWPWYRDLISRLGSWYARMALGMPVRDMTAGLRAYRAEALGRIDLDRLHSSGYVFQIDMLRRIVAGGGRVHEVPIIFVERIRGRSKMDTGIVLEAVVQVTRWGWGRLLGRPIR